The Juglans regia cultivar Chandler chromosome 16, Walnut 2.0, whole genome shotgun sequence nucleotide sequence GAAAGAATATAGAGTTTCAAACTAACCCAATAcggtttacttacaaaaaaaataaaccaaatgtCATAAATCGCGTTAGGCTTACTTGAGAAGGTGGTGTACTAGAAATTCTATGAAACAGATCTTTATTTTCTGTACTTTTCCTGAAGTTTTTCAAAAACCGAGTGGAGCTATgagtaatttaaatttaaaagggAATTGATCCTGATGCATAAATATTGAATTGGGGTCCCCAAATCAATTTACTAATACATGACTTGTGGCATTTGTACGGTAGGATTAACTCATCGAAGTTATAAAAAACTGTGTGGAATTAATTCTACAGACTTAATGAAACGATCACGCAGAGAGTTAAACTCCTTTCATTTATCTACTTAATTTGTACACTGGCCAGGTGACTAGACCTCACATTTACCTACAGGGAAGATAAGAACAGAAATTTTAGTAAAGCCCATAATGATCAAGCGATCACCAAGCAGAAACCACAGATCCAAAGGCATCAAGGTGAAGCATGTTCTGCAAATTTGTCTATTGCTTGGTGTATGCTTCTGGTTAATCTACCAAGTCAAGCATTCCCATGATAAAAAGAAGGAGTTCGATGAGAAAGATGCTAAACTCTCAGTCAAGACACAAAGTGGCACTGAGCTTCTTAAATTGGGGAGGAAAGATATCCATCCTCATTTGGAAGAAGTACCTGAGATAGAGAAGCAtgtggaagaagaggaagaagaaactggaggagaagaagaagaaaacaaacatgatgaagaagagcaagaagaagaagaaaacaagcaTGAAGAAAAAGAGCAAGATGAAGAGGAGAACAAGCATGAAGTAGAAGATCAAGAGGAAGAGGAAAACAAGAGCGAAGAGATAGAAAGAGGAGCAGGAGATGATGAGATGGATGAAAATGATCAAGAGAAATTAGATGGGGATGCTGATCATGATGAGGAATTGCTAGATGAGGAGAAAGAGGGAGAAGAGGAAAACAAGGAGAGTGAGAGGAATGAGAGTGATAACAAAGCAAGTCAATTAGAAACTTCTTTGGAGGATCAGGATCATGATGGAGGTAATCATGAGGCACGAGAGGAACATTACAAGGGAGATGATGCTTCCAGTGCAGTGACCCATGACGCCCAGACTATCATCTCAGAGGCTGGTAAATTAAGTTCAGGGAACTCAATTGAGATATCTGAAATGAATATCTTAGGTCAGGAGAACAAATCCAAAGGCACTCAGGAAACTGATACTGATAAAAACAATCCAACAATAAAGGTGGTAGAAAGTGAAATTGATAGCAATGGCACTTCTCTGAATGCAATTACTATCGAACAGAAGGGAAATAATGGTTCTTCCAACTCTGTGGATGGCTTAGTTGAAAATTCTACTACGATAGCCCAATCTACTGATCAGCCTGAAGCAAGCAATGACACAACTCTGGTGAGTAAGGAAGTCAGCAATAACTCAGATGAAGTAAGTACTGATAGGAATAACTCAACAGATACAGGTATAGGCACTTCTGATTTTTCCCAGCAGAATGGGACAGTGAATATATCTGATTCGGCTCATGCCCAAAATATAACAGCGGACCTCTCGAGTGTGCAGACCTTCGAAATCGAACAGAATGGTAACTCTACCTCGGTTTCTGGGAGCAATCAATCTGACATTAATTCAACGGTttcaattaaaattgaaaaagcaGATGCTGGTGCCATAGAATTATCTACTTCATCTAATACTACGGAGTCTTCTCTATCAGAAAAGATCACAACTGAAACAGAAGATGGCTCTGTGTCTTCAACTTCAAAGGAAAATACTGATGCTACAAAGAACAAGGCAGATGGAAAGAGTGAATTAGGTCGAACCAATGAAAGCTCAGACAATTCCTCCAGAGATGAAGTTCCGGATGTTGTTGAACACAACCCTGTTGATGCTTCTAATTCACATATCGCTctagatgaaaaattaaacacggatCTGGATAAGATGCCGGAGATAAGAACTGAAGGAGAGAACAGCAAAGCCGTTGCCGCAGAGTGAGAGGATAAATGGTGGTTTTGTACTTGTAAGTGCTATAAAGTATAGTTTCTTAATGTATAATGTACCTCTGTCTTCATGCTACCATTAAGGTTGTTAGAGCGGTTTGTTTCAATTTTAGAAGCTCCTCTCTATAGAATCATCAACTTAGCAGGAAACTGTAACCTGGTGGATATTCACAACAGATTttgtttgcataatttatttcaactttCCATTTTACATCGGGTAATATCTTTTTCctgttttgttttcctttcttcctctttcgttttcatttgtttttgtttctattgTATGTCATGGTTCTATATTGAAGAGCAGAACTGCACAGTTAGGCTGGGTTTAGATGCTTAGttcagttctttatgaataataataagttaagtAATGGATGGAGTTATGTGGGATctatctaaattgagtttaaagtatgtttagatgttaagatgagtttaatattttttatagaaagttgaaaaaggttagagtctcacatataaagatatgttaagttgaaaaagattacgGTCCCACGTataaggaggttttgagttgagataagtttagtaatttgagagttgggtgtttggatattagacttggcttaaaattagactgagctCAACTGAATCTTGCAACCATACGCAAGACAAGGGTTGTTTGGAAGAGGTTATCtctaaacatcatttaaacacaaacattttttaatttctaatattcaacttttctatctaattattacctaatcattataactttctcaaacttccaaacaaaaaaattaactttttcaaatttcaaaataaatataatagtaaaaaattatattacaataatattttaactttataatatttttattcaatttgttctcaattttcccaaattttaataaaatatcattactcaaacaattttattactattcacaaatcattacTCAAACAAAGCATCCCCTTAAGAGTGCAAATACTTAAATCTTGAAACCTTTGTTTACAAGGAGGGATTAGCAAACTCAGGTGTTTGATGTCTTTGAtactaagagcactctcattggattagctaaagttaaagtaaatttttaatgaatgcaagatgaatttaacatttagttattacattcacataagtttctacattggaatatccattttttcattatatgacaataaaataatataagatgaatttaactttgactattcactcaaatctccaaattggattatctatttattcattatatagtaatgagtaattaataattttgataattttttaatttttttaataatgaatttattttattttatcatattttactattcataatattatatattaattagtaattgtattctaattatatttttttaattgtcatttaaaatggagatagaaataattgatattaaaaggagagagaaagaaataatataaaaggaatttgatgaatgaatagtgtattctaaatttagaaattagtttggatattactgtagctatatttcaTATAGCttattcaatgtgagcaatttactGACCTAataactaaattctcattgaatttaatctaataaaaatgcTCTAAAGAATGATTTGTTACCAACTGCAttgacattttgtttcaaatctcaattctgTTTTATGATGCTCCTTTGTGTCCAATAAGATTGAGATTCTTTAAAAGATGAAAGGAAGACGTGGTTGCAGTGCAAGCATGATATAATTTGAGACATCATTAATGATTGGAAATAATGAGCGATGATGATAGTGGCAAAAGAGCATTGTCACCAAACATTTACCACCCATATTTATCCTCTACATAACATATATACTgtatacattatattattaaatcacATCAACATTTGATTCTTTTTACCAAGATAAATATTAGAGAGCAAGTGGATCGGTAAAACAACcttaaattatacaaataaataaatagctcTATGAATCGCAGGCATAGAGAATCTCAAAAATAAACTTCTACGCCTAAATAATTCCCAACTGTACAAATATAGTTTGATCAGCCAAAAAACTGCTTCAAAAAATCCAGTACAAGCTAACTTCCCGCATTAAACGACAAAAGATCCGACACTACTACTGTTGCCTTAGCTCCTTCCGCAGCTTCTTCGAGAATAACCCGCAAGCGTCCATGCTCAGATCCATGGCTGCTGCCAATGCCACGTAAGTCGCCGCGTCCTCCGCGCATGTCACGTGCCTTACGCCCAGCTCCACCTCCGGTTTGCTGCACTTTCCCGCTCCCTCCACCGTTGAAGACATCACAAACCCTCTGTACACTGGGGGCGACAATGGTCCATACCCGATTTCTAACCCCGATCCTGAACCGGAGCTCGAACCGCGTCTGGATCTTGACCCGGATCCAAGATCGCAGCTTCCGTTGGGGGTGTGCCCTGGGGTGTTGCTGATGCCGAAGGTTCTGTCTATGCTGAATTTCCCGCCTTTCCTGGAGCTGATTGAGTCGGCAGCGAGCGTGGTGGCAGCGTCGGTGCAGGTGAAGAGCTCGAAGCGGTAGCCGACGGCATCAGAGCAGCCACGCTCGCGCCACGCCTCGAGGCGGCCCCACGGGTTCCAGGCCCCGTCCTCGGGGCGAAGGATGAGCCAAGCGCCGGGACTAGATTGGCTGACGCTGTGGGAGCCACGGGATGGTACGAACGGAGTGACCATGGAGGCCACGGCGACCGCCGAGCCTGAGAGGTCGTGAATGGTTATGTGCCATCCCTTCCGCTGTTTTTCTGTTTGGTCCTTTTCAGTGTGAGAACCCGTTAACCAATTTCTTGAAGTGCTTGGTTCGCTCGACGATggcctgcatatatatatatatatatatatatatatataatggaaacaATTAATTCTCGAAGATAGAGGTTTTGGGGGTTAGTCGTTGAAGGGTTTGTCAAATGTTCAACCACGCTAAAAGCATGATACAGCTGAAATAGAGGgtagcttttctttcttttggcaACAAAACGGACTAACCAAAACATCATAAAACATATAGTTAAAGATTTGACCGTTGAGtgattttctttccatttccttcaaattttctaAGCCaccaaacaagaaaatgaggatGTGGATAACGACTAACCAAGATTGCATATTCCGATCGTTCATGTTCTTGAAACCGAACTTGCAAGAAAACACCGGCTGCCTAACATCTCCATGGACCTGAAAAACCTGAGGACTGCACTCTGGCTCTCCATCGAACTGGAACACAAATCTTGGATCGGGCTCGGTCCTAACGCTAACGTAAAACTGGGCCGACGAACCCTTCTTCTCGTTCCCTCCGATGGCAACCCAACCTTGGTGAATATTACTAGCCCTTGTCTCCACCGCGCGCAAATCCACCTCCACCGCGACCTTCCCCAACAGCTTCCCACTGTTGAAGCCACACGTGGTCCCTCTTCGCCCCAGATAGACCGCAATCTGCACGACCGGGTTCCTCCCCTTCTCCAGAAGTTTGTCGATGTGGGTCTTGTTCAGAGTGAAGGAAGCGGCCAGGGAGCAATCGTGGGAGTTGGTTTGGCTTTCTTGGGCGACCAAAGGCACAGTACTGTACTGGGTGAGGAATTTATCGAGCTTAATCTTGCAGAAGCACGGGGACGTTGAGGGATGGACGACGGAGAAGGAAGGCTTGGAAGCTACGGGAAACTTGACGGCAAGGTTGCCAACGAGGATCCGCACAAAAGAGCACGGATCCATTGGAAGCTCTTTGGAGGTTTCGTGGACTGGTATCTTGCTCAGGGGGTTTACGATTGAGAGAATAtatgtagattatatatatatatatatatatgagagagagagagagtcaccgGAAAGAAGGAGTGGAAGAAAGCTACAGAGATATTAGGTGGAATGGGAACGAACAGGCTGTTAAAGTACAGCTAGCTGGGTTATTAGCATCAAAGCTATGAGTAGTCAAGTGAATAAGATATGATATTATTCTCTATCAGTATGAGAATAAGGGATTGTGATTGGCCAGGatgccatcatcatcatctagtGTGCTCCAGCCATTAAACAGCTGTGCCTTCctactttttcttctctctctcacccgtCCTTTTCCTCACCCGTAATGACTTGGTTTAGACCCTAGTCTCAACCGGCCACTTCCACAACGCTTTTGATTCTTCAACTTTCCTTCCTTCCTcacttcaaatattaaaattaataaatattattatcgaTTTTACAATGTTATTGGAGcactagaaaattataataaatatttcaaaccaattttatttattgtttcgagtttagtcaaaattaaattaaaaaataataaaacttgatTGACTTCTGCCTACCATTCAAATCCTTCCCCCAGCTGTTCTCAACTCAAAAATGGACCTGTGCATGCACTTTGGTacaagagcattggcaatggtctagccATCGTCAAGTCTAAAGTTTggctagaatcttaatttttagctataatatcaatttttgactaggtgagtccacattagactagccattataaagttaaaatcataatataatattatattttttactttttttttatttttttatttgtaaatacaatttatatattttttaggttttcatgttttgtagaaataatgtgtctactctatcaattAGTAGAAATgatgtgcatgccatgcatattttaccattcaaagagagaaggaagtgatgaaataattaaatattactttccattgtgaatagtagctagccatatttggagaggacttaagatttactattcatcaagtttTAAACtttggaccattggctagtccaatgtggaggctttttctcacatctagctaaagtttggACTTGCATTGAtatttggctagtccattgccaatgctccaAATAAGACTTGGAAAATGCTACGGTGCCCGCTGCATTTCCCTCCTGACGTggccattattaaaaaacaaaaggaagtcGTTCAAACGGAAATGGGAGGTCCTCATTTGAATCccatttaaaatcttaaaacctTCTCTTATCTATTTTTTGCCAACATTTTGAATACCATttccataattattttgattaaagcaatggaataaaatatttcaatatcaatatctttcaagataattaatatataataagttaattatatatgtataagttatattttaaaataacattaatataagttttaaaaatttaaaacacatatttataaaactcaataatacttctaaatTCTCAAtctaactatttaaaaaaataataactcatATAGTCATATTCAATGATTCATcacaaaaagagaaataaggatttgattttcaatcttcaagaaaatgagattaaaaaaaattaaaaaaataatcttcagATATGAGAATTagaatgaaaattatgaaaaaattagagttttaacattaattacaaaaaaaaaaaattcggtcAGTACACCGAAATAGGCCGGTACACCGAAAACCAGTCAGTATTGACCAAAATGCACCGGTATTTGACCCGATAcgaaatacatatattttatgtacCGATCACTACCTCGATACGGTAAATACCAGCCGGTAtagtacgaaatttaaaaccttaCTTTTGGCAGAAGCACATAAATTGCAATCAACTTAATTTGCAACATATCTTTCCATGAGCCAAGTCCAGCCATAAattaaaatcaccacaaaaaaaaaaaaatgttgtttgtCTTCGAAGAGGGATTGTTCTACACATGAGGTTTTAGGATCGTCGAAGGATGGCACCAAAATCATTGGTTCTGGATGTGAGATTGCTTAGGAGGCACTGGATGAGAAGGTTTTATTCAAATGGAGACCTTCCATTTCCGTTTGAATAATTtcctattttcctttttttaataatggccAAAGTTACCGCTCGACATggcatataattatttaaaaataaaacaaaacatgagCGACTCcttccccccctctctctcattaAAAATCAATGGCTCAAGATCTTATTTTCGCCTGGAGGGGAGGAGACATCGGCTTCCTCTTCCTCCATTTCCTTCCCTCCTTCCTCCATTCACTCACCTTATCTATCAAGGtttcttttgtttagttttattttgctttcttcAATGCCTAAAAAGATAGATATACAGTTTTTCTACAATTCCTAAGAGACGCACGACACAGGCAGATTCACAGATAAAAAATCATTCGGAGGAAAGTTGTGGTTTTACAAAAATCACCGCGCGCGCGATTCTCATGCTCCGCTCACATCTGTGCGTACTTCTCACGCGCCACCCCTTCCGGCAACTCTTCTCGACTCATGTGCCAAATCACTGGACTCGCCACCATCAAACCTTTCAGATCTGACCTTTGTGGCTAAAAAGAGATAAGTGTGTTGCTTTCACAGGCCGTCTCAAATTCTAAAGTCTACCGAAGTTTGTCCAAACTGTAATCTGTCTTTTCTTACATatatcttattgctttctttttaggtttccttattgtttattaaaatataaaaaatattatttattaaaatataaaaaaaaaaaatttaaaaaaaagaagaatttatCTCTCGGACATTTGTCTATTGAGATTGAGTCTCTGTTTAGGCAAAGATTCTTGTCATTTGGAcatttgtctgtagagagtatcaGCAATAGTGAAGATCAAACCAgtcacaaaaagaaatagtgtaCTGATAAATGTCATATTTGATATGGAGACATTCCAGAATGTATCCAGTTATGgatataaatttttctaatgaatAAATGATGATAGTTTCTagctattaaaaaaacaaaaacaaaacaaaaaatcaagctGGAGGGAGGATTTCATAACTAAGATCATGAAGTTGATAACCATTGAATTCCATAATTGCTTACTGCATCAAActtgcaaaaaattaaaaaaaaaatcctttactAAAAGAATTCCAATCTTAATCCATCTTATAATCTTCTATCAACCCCAAATTTCGAGCCAAATCTTCATCTTTGAAACTtctcaaaaccccataaaaagtaacataaattaaagaaaatttctactcatcatcctcacatcacacaataagtataatttttttttagttttattcctCCTAAACTAATTGtgtttttctactcatcatccatacatcacatatttggaaagagaaaaaaataaaaataaataaaaataagtgtggtgtatgatgtgtgggatgatgagtagcaaaactctaaattaaaaagaaatataaagagCAAAGCCaacccaaaaaaagaaataaagaaaatttagtgataattactttaaaaagtcCACTTTCGAATCTTTATCCGTAGATTTGTTTAGAATATTATATCAGTTCAAACTCTCAGCATCTCAACAGAAGAACATGTGTCAAAGGATGGCAGTTGTCAATAGTCTGTTacagatttaattatatttgaataattgtATTCATATCTATCTTTCTGATGTAATCATGATACTTATCATATTGTAAACACTCTATCTATAAATATCAAGCATACCAGCCAGGATAATTATTCTGGCCAATTCAGTTATTTAGACTTTGTTTCTTGGTAATCAGAGCCTCTCGGTTTACACCTTTTCCATGGCCACTTCCGTTCCATTTTGCATTCCCAATATGTCTCATCTTGTTTATACCAAACTTGATGACACAAATTACCTTGCATGGGTGTGCCAATTTACCCCCATCTTGAGGACAAATGCGCTTCTGGGCATTGTAGATGGCTCAGAACCTATTCCTCCTAAACTCATTGATGATCATAGTCAACCAAACCAAATGAATCCCAATCCTGCTTATGAGATTTGAGAGATGAAAGACCAGTTTATCTTAAGTTGGTTTATAGTTGCACTGTCTGATAAAATTGTCCCAACAGTGTATGACTTAAACACCTCTAGGCAAGTGTGGACAGCATTGTCTACTAGATATGCTTCACCTTCAAGATCTCGAGTTAATCATTTAAGGAGACAGCTTCAAACCACCAGACAGGAGTCATGTACCTGCAGTGATTTCATTCACTACTCTAAGAGTATAACTAATCAACTTGCCCTTGTAGGCAAACCAGTAAGTGATAAAGAGCTAATCTCTTATATTGTGGGTGGTCTCAACCTTCAATATAATTCTTTTGTCACTTTTTATTCCTTTGTTACAAGGGATACTGCTATGAAATTAGAAGAGTTCCAATTTGAGCTACTCATTTATGAACAACTGTTGGTAGCACAAACACCAACTACTGAGTCAAATGCCTTTGCTCTACTCCAACAAAGGACCTGGACAGTACAGGAAACCCAAGTATGGGTCCTCTCCTAAACCTAACTTTGGCAAAAATTTTGCACAAAAGAAACCATTCCCTTCAGCCAGCAATCCACCTCGAGGTAAACCATCCTCCAATTAGTTTGCTATTAATAAGCCTCCTTATCAGATCTGTGGCAAGACCAACCACCAAGCCTTGGACTGTTTCCATAGGATGGATTATGCATACCAAAGAAGACACCCACCTAAAGAACTTGCAGCAATGGTGGCTAAATCCAATCTTTTTCATGAGGATGAAATATGGTTGGCAGACAGTGGGGCTATGAATCATATCACAACAGACTTGGAAAACCTTGCATTGCAGCAACCATATTAGGGTACTGAGACTATGACTGTAGGAAATGGTAATGGTTTAAACATTGCACACACTGGTTCCACTACCTATCATCTTCCCAACTATGATTTACATCTAATTGACATTTTGCATTGTCCCAATGTTTCCAATAATCTGTTGTCTATCCAAAAATTCTGTCAAGACAACAATTGCTACTTCAAGCTAAttgattccttttttttttgtgaaggacaaCTTGACAAGGGCAATCCTTCTACAGGGACCCAGTGAAGGTAGCTTATATCCTGTGCATCTCAATAAGTTTGTCACAAATAAAAGGGCATTTGTAGCACTGATTGGGATCAAGGTATCAACAGATATCTGGCACAAAAGATTAGGTCATCCTAATTCTCAAACTCTGCATCGAGTTCTTAAAGACTACTAGCTACCTGTGTCATCCAATAAATCTCACTCAGAGCTATGTATGCCCTGTCAATTAGGAAAAAGCAAACATCTACCTTTTAATAAATCTGACCGTGTGTCTTCTAAGCCTTTAGAGTTGATTCACAGTGATGTATGGACCTCACAAGTTTTATCAATAAATGGATTCAAGTATTATGTTAtctttattaatgatttttcaaGATATTCTTGGTTATTTCCTCTAAAGTTCAAATTTGATCTGTTTGATTGTTTTGTCAAGTTTAAATGCATTATTGAAACCAACTCTCTTGCAAAATTAAACAATTCCAAACAGATGGTGGAGGTGAATATACCTCAAATTTATTTACCAAATTTCTGAATGATAGTGGGATTTATCATCGAATTACCTGCCCTTATACATGCCAACAAAATGGGATTGCTAAGAGGAAACACAGGCATGTGTGTGAAATTGGTCTAACCCTTTTAGCACAATCTCATCTTCCTTCCAAAAATTGGGTAAAAGCATTTCATATAGCAGTTCACTCAATCAATAGACTTCATTCGTCTGTCCTGCAATTTGAGATACCTCTCACTAAGTTATTTAATAAAGAACTAGATTTCTCCCTTCTAAAAATTTTTGGTTGTGCATGCTATCCTCTTCTCAGATCATACACCAAACACAAGCTAGAATTCAGAAGCAAAAAATGTGTCTTCTTAGGCTATGGTTCCAATTAGAAAGGCTATAAATATCTAGAtttgcaaaataataaaatttacatgtcAAGACATGTAGTCTTTGATGAGAACTTATTCCCTGCACAGGAGAAAGGCTACACTCACTACCCTACTAGAGGACAATCCTCTCCATCAGGTACTGTCCTCTTACcctctcatttttatttactaAATTCTCCCACTGTTCCAATGCACTCATCTCAGAATTTGATCACAAGCAATCACATTCCCTCAGATCAACTCAGAGTTGAGACTAATCCTATCACCAATTCCACCCCAAACACTGAACCCACACCAGCATTCAATCCAGTTGACTCTGAGACAACCCCCACTTTTAattctcaaacctcaaatctgTTACTTGCATCCTCTCATGCACAAACCCTTACTCATGACTCAGATCTAGTCTCCACTCCCATTCCAATCTCTGATTCTTTACCTGAATTCCCTTCTACACAGATCATCACTAGATCTATGATAGGAAATGCCAAACCCAAACAATTCCCTGACTTTCATTTATATCTCTCCAACAAGTCCACTAATTATCCTGTTAAAGCTTTACATACCAGTTTTTTGCCATGTGAAcccaaatcattttctaaagttATGTCTAATCCTGATTGGTTCACTGCAATGCAAAGTGAATACCAGGCTTTGCTGGATAACCAAACATGGAGCCTTTGCTCGAGACCCAAAGACAGAAATTTTATCCATAATAAATGGGTGTACAAGTTAAAGCAAAAACCAGATGGTACCATTGATAGATATAAGGCCAGATTAGTTGTCAAAGGGTTTGAACAAAGGGATGTCATTGACTATACAGAAACATTTAGTCCAGTAATAAAACCAGCCACAATTCGATTAATTTTGGTTATTGCTCTACACTTTGACTAGCCTATCAAACAATTGGATGTATCCAATGCTTTTCTATATGGTTTTCTCAATGATGAAGTTTTTATGGAACAACCTCAAGATTTTGTGGATAGAACATTTCCTAATCATGTATACAGGTTGCATAAGGTTATTTATGGCCTTAAGCAAGCCCCAAGGGTATGGTATACTCGACTTACTTAAGCCTTACAAGGTCTTGGCTTTACAGGTTCTCTATTGGACACTTTTCTATTTATGTATCACAATGGTCCAGTACATATTTATGTGCTcatctatgttgatgatatactAGTGACTGTTTCTCACAGCTCTAGCATTATGGGGCTAATTCAAAGCTTGCAAAAAGAATTCAAGATGAAGGACTTGGGTGACTTGAATTACTTTCTTGGCATTCATGTACACAAAACCTCTCCAGGGATGCATCTCAATCAAACTAAATACATCTATAATCTTCTAGATCATACCAATATGCTTGGAGCCAAGCCTTATTCAGCTCCTTGTGTTTCTAGACAGAAATTAAGCAAACTTAAGGGTGATCCTTTACCTGATCCCACCATTTACAGACATATTGTTCATGCTCTACAATATTGTGCCCTTACAAGACCTGATATCTCATACTCAATAAATCAACTATGTCAGTTTTTACATTGTCCTACCACTGTTCATTTTACAGCAGCAAAGAGAGTACTAAGATACCTAAAGGGCACAATTGATCATGGCTTATTTTTCAAACCAGGACCACTGCAATTGGCAGCATACTATGATAGTGATTGGGCTGGAGATCCTCTAGACAGAAGATCAACCAGTGTTCCTATGCACTTGTTTGATCTCATGGCAAGCAAAGAAACAACCAGTTGTTTCTAGATCCATCACAGAAGCAAAGTATAGAGCTATGGCTTTTGCAACAGCTGAGCTATATTGGTTAAGAATGCTTTTTAAAGAATTGCAGTGTTCAATTACGTCTACTCCATAGTTGTGGTGTGATAATATGGGAGCATTGCTTTTTAAAGAATTGCAGTGTTCAATTACGTCTACTCCATAGTTGTGGTGTGATAATATGGGAGCATTAGCACAAGCCTCCAATCCTATTTTTCATGCTAGAACTAAGCATGTGGAGGTTGATTATCATTT carries:
- the LOC108995737 gene encoding dentin sialophosphoprotein — encoded protein: MIKRSPSRNHRSKGIKVKHVLQICLLLGVCFWLIYQVKHSHDKKKEFDEKDAKLSVKTQSGTELLKLGRKDIHPHLEEVPEIEKHVEEEEEETGGEEEENKHDEEEQEEEENKHEEKEQDEEENKHEVEDQEEEENKSEEIERGAGDDEMDENDQEKLDGDADHDEELLDEEKEGEEENKESERNESDNKASQLETSLEDQDHDGGNHEAREEHYKGDDASSAVTHDAQTIISEAGKLSSGNSIEISEMNILGQENKSKGTQETDTDKNNPTIKVVESEIDSNGTSLNAITIEQKGNNGSSNSVDGLVENSTTIAQSTDQPEASNDTTLVSKEVSNNSDEVSTDRNNSTDTGIGTSDFSQQNGTVNISDSAHAQNITADLSSVQTFEIEQNGNSTSVSGSNQSDINSTVSIKIEKADAGAIELSTSSNTTESSLSEKITTETEDGSVSSTSKENTDATKNKADGKSELGRTNESSDNSSRDEVPDVVEHNPVDASNSHIALDEKLNTDLDKMPEIRTEGENSKAVAAE
- the LOC108995732 gene encoding uncharacterized protein LOC108995732, yielding MDPCSFVRILVGNLAVKFPVASKPSFSVVHPSTSPCFCKIKLDKFLTQYSTVPLVAQESQTNSHDCSLAASFTLNKTHIDKLLEKGRNPVVQIAVYLGRRGTTCGFNSGKLLGKVAVEVDLRAVETRASNIHQGWVAIGGNEKKGSSAQFYVSVRTEPDPRFVFQFDGEPECSPQVFQVHGDVRQPVFSCKFGFKNMNDRNMQSWPSSSEPSTSRNWLTGSHTEKDQTEKQRKGWHITIHDLSGSAVAVASMVTPFVPSRGSHSVSQSSPGAWLILRPEDGAWNPWGRLEAWRERGCSDAVGYRFELFTCTDAATTLAADSISSRKGGKFSIDRTFGISNTPGHTPNGSCDLGSGSRSRRGSSSGSGSGLEIGYGPLSPPVYRGFVMSSTVEGAGKCSKPEVELGVRHVTCAEDAATYVALAAAMDLSMDACGLFSKKLRKELRQQ